One window of the Desulfatibacillum aliphaticivorans DSM 15576 genome contains the following:
- a CDS encoding flagellin: protein GEQNSGDYRINFQLDSVDSTGLSVVGVALDSLADAQSSMDLIDNAMTALNASRAEIGAIQNRLDYTYANLNIAIENNTAAMSVIQDVDMAMEMTTFTKNQILMQSGTAMLAQANSAPQNILSLIG, encoded by the coding sequence TTGGTGAGCAGAACAGCGGAGACTATCGTATCAATTTTCAACTGGATTCCGTGGATTCCACGGGCTTGTCCGTGGTTGGCGTGGCTCTGGACTCTTTGGCGGACGCCCAGTCTTCCATGGATTTGATCGATAACGCCATGACCGCCCTGAACGCTTCCCGTGCGGAAATCGGCGCCATCCAGAACAGGTTGGACTATACCTACGCCAACCTGAACATCGCCATCGAGAACAACACCGCAGCAATGTCCGTCATCCAGGATGTGGATATGGCCATGGAAATGACCACCTTCACCAAAAACCAGATCCTGATGCAGTCCGGCACCGCCATGCTCGCCCAGGCGAACTCGGCCCCCCAGAACATACTCAGCCTCATCGGATAG